A single window of Mustela erminea isolate mMusErm1 chromosome 4, mMusErm1.Pri, whole genome shotgun sequence DNA harbors:
- the LOC116588172 gene encoding uncharacterized protein LOC116588172 has product MAARWIPGYSQPPWRPRGPDTGPSVCPVCPSLCPAEKTPQKCPSSKVPAAAQITRIFRVGISRGQWDLGEPPKALQIEPGVVAGFPGQRLRHSPIPLEDPEGEIALIRKLETGTPTLGTENPTVPGQGTRVCAGQLGPEPWGTPEGGRGAGATARPAFRTPASRSLLDLLLSMLENQETTWRPVGSPFEPVFLSGCGESGCGIQAPCPSPCLRIRFLPPGCLRALGNPSTHQAFAEPVFKCREKYRGY; this is encoded by the coding sequence ATGGCCGCCAGGTGGATCCCGGGCTATAGCCAGCCTCCCTGGCGCCCTCGTGGGCCTGATACGGGACCATCCGTCTGCCCAGTCTGCCCGTcactctgcccagcagagaagaCTCCTCAAAAATGTCCTTCCTCCAAAGTTCCTGCTGCTGCTCAAATAACTCGAATTTTCCGCGTGGGGATAAGCCGCGGTCAGTGGGACCTGGGTGAACCACCAAAGGCCCTACAGATCGAGCCTGGAGTGGTCGCGGGGTTCCCCGGCCAGAGGCTCCGCCACTCTCCGATCCCCTTGGAAGACCCCGAGGGAGAAATAGCGTTAATTAGGAAACTAGAAACTGGAACTCCGACTCTGGGAACCGAGAACCCGACTGTACCGGGCCAGGGCACGCGGGTCTGTGCGGGACAATTGGGCCCCGAGCCCTGGGGGAccccggagggagggaggggcgcaGGGGCCACCGCGCGCCCTGCATTTAGGACGCCGGCATCTCGCTCGCTCCTGGATCTCCTTCTTTCTATGCTAGAAAACCAGGAAACGACTTGGAGGCCGGTGGGTTCACCCTTTGAGCCGGTTTTTCTCAGTGGTTGCGGAGAGAGCGGATGTGGaatccaggctccctgcccttcGCCCTGCCTCCGGATTCGCTTCTTGCCCCCGGGCTGCTTGCGTGCACTCGGGAACCCGTCTACCCACCAGGCCTTTGCTGAGCCAGTTTTTAAATGTAGGGAGAAATACAGAGGTTACTGA